In Labrus mixtus chromosome 3, fLabMix1.1, whole genome shotgun sequence, a single window of DNA contains:
- the enc3 gene encoding ectodermal-neural cortex 3, whose translation MSVSNHENRKSRSSSGSMNIQLFHKTSHADSLLTQLNLLRKRKVFTDVVLKAGNRTFPCHRAVLASCSRYFEAMFSGGLRESRDADVNFHDSLHPEVLELLLDYAYSARVIINEENAESLLEAGDMLQFHDIRDAAAEFLEKNLHQSNCFGMMLLSDAHQCQRLYELSWRMCLADFATLFKTEDFLNLPRDKVQELILSEELEVEDESLVYEAVIDWVKADMERRHSELPELLRCVRLALLPETYLLKNVASEELVMCHKVGREIVEDAVRCKMRILQNDGIVTGFCARPRKVSQALLLLGGQTFMCDKVYMIDNKTKEICPKTDIPSPRKECSACAIGCKVYVTGGRGSENGASKDVWVYDTLHDEWSKAAPMLVARFGHGSAELDHMLFVVGGHTSLAGSFPASPSVSLKQVEQYDPQTNKWTLVAPLREGVSNAAVVGAKNKLFAFGGTSVNRDKYPKVQCFDPCQNRWSVPAACPQLWRYTAAAVVGNHVVVIGGDTEFSASSAYRFNSETYQWSKFGDVTAKRISCHAVASGNRLYVVGGYFGAQRCKTLDCYDPSSDSWDSVTSVPYSLIPTAFVSTWKYLPA comes from the exons ATGTCTGTCAGCAACCACGAAAACAGAAAGTCTCGCTCCAGTTCGGGCTCGATGAACATCCAGCTCTTCCACAAGACGTCCCACGCCGACAGCCTGTTGACGCAGCTCAATCTGCTCCGCAAACGCAAAGTCTTCACGGACGTCGTCCTGAAGGCCGGAAACCGAACGTTCCCCTGCCACCGGGCCGTGCTGGCCTCCTGTAGCCGGTACTTTGAGGCCATGTTCAGCGGGGGTCTCAGGGAGAGTCGAGACGCGGACGTTAACTTCCACGACTCTCTCCATCCCGAAGTGCTGGAGCTCCTGCTCGATTATGCTTACTCGGCCAGAGTCATCATCAACGAGGAGAACGCAGAGTCCCTCCTGGAGGCGGGCGACATGCTTCAGTTTCACGACATCAGGGATGCGGCAGCGGAGTTTTTAGAGAAGAACCTCCACCAATCGAACTGTTTTGGGATGATGCTGCTGTCGGATGCCCACCAGTGCCAGAGACTGTACGAGCTGTCGTGGAGGATGTGCCTGGCTGACTTCGCCACTCTATTCAAAACAGAGGACTTCCTTAACCTGCCCAGAGACAAAGTCCAGGAACTGATTCTTAGCGAGGAGCTGGAGGTGGAGGACGAGAGCCTGGTGTACGAGGCTGTGATCGACTGGGTGAAGGCCGACATGGAGCGCAGGCACAGCGAGCTGCCCGAGCTCCTGCGGTGCGTCCGTCTGGCGCTGCTTCCCGAGACGTACCTGCTGAAGAACGTGGCTTCGGAGGAGCTGGTGATGTGCCACAAGGTGGGGCGGGAGATCGTGGAAGACGCGGTGCGGTGCAAAATGAGGATCCTTCAGAACGACGGGATCGTGACGGGGTTCTGTGCCCGGCCGAGGAAGGTGAGCCAGGCACTGCTGCTGCTAGGAGGGCAGACCTTCATGTGTGATAAAGTCTACATGATTGACAACAAGACCAAGGAGATCTGCCCCAAAACAGACATCCCCAGCCCCAGGAAAGAATGCAGCGCCTGTGCTATTGGTTGCAAG GTTTATGTTACTGGAGGGCGTGGGTCTGAAAACGGGGCCTCCAAAGACGTCTGGGTGTATGACACGTTACACGATGAGTGGTCCAAAGCGGCGCCTATGCTGGTCGCCAGATTCGGACATGGATCAGCAGAGCTCGACCACATGCTGTTCGTCGTGGGAGGGCACACTTCGCTCGCAGGATCCTTCCCCGCATCGCCGTCTGTGTCTCTCAAACAGGTGGAGCAGTACGACCCTCAGACCAACAAATGGACCCTGGTGGCTCCGCTCAGAGAGGGTGTGAGCAACGCTGCCGTGGTCGGTGCCAAAAACAAACTCTTTGCCTTCGGGGGCACCAGTGTAAACCGGGACAAGTACCCCAAGGTGCAGTGCTTTGACCCGTGCCAAAACCGGTGGTCAGTGCCAGCAGCCTGCCCGCAGCTGTGGCGCTACACCGCCGCGGCTGTGGTCGGAAACCACGTTGTGGTGATTGGAGGGGACACTGAATTCTCAGCCAGCTCTGCTTACCGCTTCAACAGCGAGACGTACCAGTGGTCGAAGTTCGGTGACGTGACGGCCAAACGGATCAGCTGCCATGCAGTGGCATCAGGAAACAGACTATATGTGGTTGGGGGCTACTTTGGAGCTCAGAGGTGTAAGACATTAGACTGCTATGATCCATCGTCAGACTCTTGGGACAGTGTGACCAGCGTGCCCTACTCACTCATTCCCACTGCTTTCGTCAGCACATGGAAGTACCTCCCAGCATAG
- the timm13 gene encoding mitochondrial import inner membrane translocase subunit Tim13, with amino-acid sequence MDGFGSDFSAGGSGGKMDTGTIMEQVKVQIAVANAQELLQRMTDKCFKKCIGKPGSTLDNSEQKCIAMCMDRYMDSWNIVSRTYNSRLQKERARM; translated from the exons ATGGACGGGTTCGGTTCAGACTTTTCTGCGGGTGGATCAGGAGGTAAAATGGATACTGGCACGATTATGGAGCAGGTTAAGGTCCAGATAGCTGTGGCTAACGCTCAGGAGCTTCTACAG AGAATGACCGATAAATGCTTCAAGAAGTGTATAGGTAAACCTGGGAGCACACTGGACAACTCTGAgcag AAATGTATTGCCATGTGTATGGACCGGTATATGGATTCCTGGAACATCGTGTCCCGAACATACAACTCCAGATTACAGAAAGAAAGGGCTCGCATGTGA